A section of the Methanococcoides sp. LMO-2 genome encodes:
- the hxlB gene encoding 6-phospho-3-hexuloisomerase, which produces MKDIISSTECEHLISSIELMAHHLDSVAKSLDKEDIRQMITYIMEADSIFVMGAGRSGLVGKAFAMRLMHLGLRSYVVGESTTPAVRKGDVVVAISGSGETRSISDLGRITKEIGATLITVTSDRDSTLGHLSDTIMEIKGRTKNDIGGYLERHMRGEYSHLTPLGTSFEISSLVFLDALVAELISITGASEDDLKSRHAKLE; this is translated from the coding sequence ATGAAAGATATAATATCTTCAACAGAGTGCGAACATTTGATCTCATCCATTGAACTTATGGCACACCATCTTGACAGTGTTGCCAAGAGCCTTGACAAAGAAGACATCAGACAGATGATAACATACATTATGGAAGCTGACAGCATCTTTGTAATGGGTGCAGGTCGTTCCGGCCTTGTAGGAAAAGCATTTGCAATGCGCCTGATGCACCTTGGCCTGAGGTCATATGTGGTGGGAGAATCAACCACTCCTGCAGTCCGCAAAGGCGATGTGGTAGTTGCAATATCAGGATCAGGAGAAACAAGATCCATTTCAGACCTTGGCAGGATCACAAAAGAGATCGGTGCAACACTTATTACAGTAACATCAGATAGGGACTCAACCCTTGGCCATCTTTCCGATACCATCATGGAGATCAAGGGAAGAACAAAGAATGATATCGGAGGATATCTCGAGAGACATATGCGCGGTGAATACTCACACCTCACGCCACTGGGAACATCCTTTGAGATCTCATCACTTGTATTCCTGGATGCACTGGTAGCAGAACTTATCTCAATTACCGGAGCTTCAGAGGACGACCTGAAATCACGCCACGCCAAACTTGAGTAA
- a CDS encoding DHH family phosphoesterase yields the protein MILGSGSIGFAVAKELRELDKDLIIVDRDKQKVETLREEAYEAFEGDISDPEIFQHINLKELTGILVLSSDNEANKKALGNISQLELDDVYCVARASDAISLQEMDGLGADLVVMPSRLVARSVARSLGRAESLRRGNKLSQWFKGISGKDLAIVVHDNPDPDAIASALALQKIADSFDVRSSILYHGEIGHQENKAFVNLLGIDLNRMEEHDISEFDDIAMVDCAVPAANNMLSPGTHLGIVLDHHPLGEAEIDADFVDIRPNVGASATILTKYLQELNIEIESELATALLYGIRTDTLDFRRNTDSADLSAAAFLYPLADHEILDQLERPSMSIETLDILGEAIINRQVIGSYLLTNVGVVRDRDTLPQAADYLLNLEGVSTSIVFGVSEDRIFLSGRSNDIRVNLGEVLKRAFGDEAAGGHSNAAGAQIPLGVFSDIKDRQTLLRLVNEAVVKKFLNAIGVDETVE from the coding sequence ATGATACTTGGAAGTGGAAGTATTGGCTTTGCGGTTGCAAAGGAGCTTCGTGAGCTTGACAAGGACCTGATAATCGTTGACAGGGATAAACAAAAGGTAGAAACGCTGCGTGAAGAGGCATATGAGGCCTTTGAAGGCGATATCTCAGATCCAGAGATATTCCAGCACATAAACCTGAAAGAACTTACCGGCATACTTGTCCTGAGTTCTGATAATGAAGCTAATAAAAAGGCCCTTGGGAACATCTCACAGCTGGAGCTGGATGATGTTTATTGTGTTGCAAGGGCATCTGATGCCATAAGTCTGCAGGAGATGGACGGGCTTGGTGCGGATCTTGTTGTTATGCCTTCAAGGCTTGTTGCAAGATCGGTGGCAAGGTCCCTCGGACGTGCCGAGTCCCTGCGTCGCGGGAACAAGCTTTCCCAATGGTTCAAAGGAATTTCCGGCAAGGACCTTGCTATTGTGGTGCATGACAACCCGGATCCGGATGCAATTGCCAGTGCTCTTGCACTGCAGAAGATCGCGGATTCTTTTGATGTAAGGTCATCGATCCTGTACCATGGCGAGATAGGCCATCAGGAGAACAAGGCATTCGTAAACCTCCTTGGTATTGATCTTAACAGGATGGAAGAGCACGATATCTCTGAGTTCGATGATATCGCAATGGTGGACTGTGCTGTACCAGCTGCTAATAATATGCTTTCTCCCGGTACACATCTGGGTATTGTTCTCGATCATCATCCTCTGGGAGAGGCTGAGATTGATGCTGATTTTGTAGATATCCGTCCGAACGTCGGAGCATCTGCCACAATACTTACCAAGTACCTACAGGAGCTTAATATCGAGATCGAGAGTGAACTGGCAACGGCTCTGCTTTATGGTATCAGGACAGATACCCTTGATTTCAGGAGAAATACTGACTCCGCAGATCTTTCAGCTGCAGCATTCCTTTATCCTCTGGCTGACCATGAGATCCTTGACCAGCTCGAGAGACCTTCCATGTCCATCGAGACACTTGACATCCTCGGTGAGGCTATCATCAACCGTCAGGTCATAGGCAGCTACCTGCTGACCAATGTCGGTGTGGTCCGTGACCGTGATACACTTCCTCAGGCAGCCGATTATCTGCTCAACCTCGAAGGTGTTTCAACATCCATTGTGTTCGGAGTTTCCGAGGACAGGATCTTCCTTTCAGGCAGAAGCAATGACATCAGGGTCAATCTCGGTGAAGTGCTTAAGAGAGCATTCGGAGATGAGGCCGCAGGTGGTCATTCCAATGCTGCAGGGGCCCAGATCCCGCTTGGTGTGTTCAGTGACATAAAGGACCGTCAGACGCTTCTCAGGCTTGTTAACGAAGCAGTTGTCAAGAAGTTCCTCAATGCAATAGGTGTTGACGAGACGGTCGAATAA
- the moaC gene encoding cyclic pyranopterin monophosphate synthase MoaC, which produces MQEFSHIKDDRAYMVDISNKDIVSRRATASGSISLTGPTIESIRGGNVKKGNVLATARTAAILAVKRVPEMIPMCHQIPITSVDVEFEVGDTDVTASVEVRSVGKTGVEMEALTGVSVALLTIWDMVKSAEKDDTGNYPSTAIKDIHVVKKVKEQLTNQ; this is translated from the coding sequence ATGCAGGAATTCAGTCACATAAAGGATGACCGTGCGTACATGGTCGATATCAGTAACAAGGATATTGTGAGCAGGCGTGCTACAGCTTCCGGAAGTATAAGCCTTACAGGACCCACCATCGAAAGTATCAGAGGCGGGAACGTCAAAAAGGGAAATGTCCTTGCAACTGCAAGGACCGCTGCCATATTAGCGGTCAAAAGGGTACCTGAGATGATACCCATGTGCCACCAGATACCGATCACTTCGGTGGATGTGGAGTTCGAAGTAGGGGATACTGACGTGACTGCCAGTGTAGAGGTCAGGTCTGTGGGAAAGACAGGGGTTGAGATGGAGGCCCTTACAGGAGTTTCCGTGGCACTGCTTACGATATGGGACATGGTTAAATCCGCCGAGAAGGATGACACTGGAAATTATCCTTCCACTGCTATCAAAGATATTCATGTTGTAAAGAAAGTTAAGGAACAACTGACAAACCAATGA
- a CDS encoding CBS domain-containing protein — MELTPIQKEIIIELINLQRQKDSAVKGEEIAELIDRNPGTVRNQMQSLKMLGLVEGVPGPKGGYRATGAAYEALSVTSMEKEAEVPLYRNEDVVKGATVAEISFTTVRHPEMCNGRLKVLGNIKEFTGGDLVQVGPTPVNRLIVRGEVVGRDDTENLLLFKITEMVSLPKKSIKHYIKKDTVSVDANATIQEAARIFITNKIHGAPVEEHGRIVGIATFMDIGETLASGKINLKVKDIMTKNVITIDGNASLSDAVKMFDDHNIGRLIVTVEGVPTGMISKTDVLHELVIY, encoded by the coding sequence ATGGAACTTACACCTATTCAAAAAGAGATAATTATCGAATTGATCAACCTTCAGCGTCAGAAGGATTCAGCAGTAAAAGGCGAAGAGATCGCTGAGCTTATAGACAGGAACCCGGGTACCGTAAGGAACCAGATGCAATCCCTGAAAATGCTGGGCCTCGTAGAAGGTGTGCCAGGTCCGAAAGGCGGATACAGAGCCACAGGTGCAGCTTATGAAGCACTGAGTGTTACGAGCATGGAAAAGGAAGCTGAAGTTCCATTATACAGAAATGAGGACGTTGTCAAAGGAGCTACTGTTGCAGAGATCAGTTTTACAACGGTCAGACATCCCGAAATGTGCAATGGCAGACTGAAGGTCCTTGGAAATATCAAGGAATTCACAGGAGGAGACCTTGTACAGGTAGGACCCACACCGGTAAACCGCCTGATAGTAAGAGGAGAAGTGGTCGGACGTGACGACACTGAGAACCTGTTACTTTTCAAGATAACCGAAATGGTATCCCTGCCAAAGAAATCCATTAAGCATTACATAAAGAAAGACACTGTTTCTGTTGATGCAAATGCAACCATTCAGGAAGCTGCACGCATATTTATCACAAACAAGATCCATGGTGCCCCTGTAGAGGAACATGGAAGGATCGTGGGAATAGCAACTTTCATGGATATCGGAGAAACCCTTGCAAGTGGCAAGATCAACCTGAAAGTAAAGGACATCATGACAAAGAACGTCATCACCATTGACGGCAATGCATCCCTTAGCGATGCTGTGAAAATGTTCGATGATCACAACATCGGCAGGCTTATCGTCACAGTGGAAGGCGTTCCAACCGGAATGATATCAAAAACAGATGTATTGCATGAACTGGTCATATACTGA
- a CDS encoding pyridoxal phosphate-dependent aminotransferase — protein sequence MSGKEFAQRVRDVDISGIRKMFEAAGSDAINLGLGQPDFDTPAHIRQAAIDAINEGFTGYTYGSGIAELREALSNKFRQDNNFEVSPDGIIVTSGASEALEIALAALVNPGDEVMISDPGFVSYNALTGFMGGKVVGVPLGEDLTMRPEYVLERITPKTKAIIVNSPCNPTGGVLSKADMKAYADIADDHNVTLISDEVYEYFIYEGEHVSPAQFTDNVITINAVSKTYSMTGWRVGYTAANKEYTEQMLKVHQYVQACANSIAQKAALAAITGPQDSVFEMRDEFKRRRDVLVKGVNELGMECEAPKGAFYMFPKVENSVEVATKLISNGVVVVPGTAFGQNGDGYIRISYATSMEDINRALEIMKNVL from the coding sequence ATGAGTGGCAAAGAGTTTGCACAAAGGGTCCGCGATGTGGACATATCAGGCATCAGGAAGATGTTCGAAGCCGCAGGTTCAGATGCCATCAACCTGGGTCTTGGACAACCTGATTTTGATACCCCTGCACACATAAGACAGGCGGCCATCGATGCCATCAATGAGGGCTTTACAGGATATACCTACGGTTCAGGTATCGCAGAGCTCAGGGAAGCATTGAGCAACAAGTTCAGGCAGGACAATAATTTTGAGGTCAGCCCGGACGGCATCATTGTCACATCCGGAGCATCCGAAGCACTCGAAATTGCACTCGCAGCACTTGTCAACCCGGGCGATGAAGTTATGATCTCAGACCCCGGATTCGTATCCTACAATGCACTGACCGGATTCATGGGAGGAAAAGTTGTCGGAGTCCCACTGGGCGAAGACCTGACCATGAGACCGGAGTACGTTCTCGAGAGGATCACACCAAAAACGAAGGCCATCATCGTAAACTCCCCATGCAACCCTACCGGAGGAGTACTTTCAAAGGCCGACATGAAGGCCTATGCAGACATTGCAGATGACCACAATGTAACTCTCATTTCTGACGAGGTCTATGAGTACTTCATCTATGAAGGAGAACACGTCAGCCCTGCTCAGTTCACTGACAATGTTATCACCATCAATGCAGTTTCAAAGACCTACTCCATGACCGGATGGCGTGTAGGTTATACTGCAGCCAACAAGGAATATACGGAGCAGATGCTCAAAGTTCACCAGTACGTGCAGGCATGTGCCAACTCAATTGCACAAAAGGCAGCGCTTGCGGCAATCACCGGACCACAGGATTCCGTATTTGAGATGCGGGATGAGTTCAAGAGGCGCCGGGACGTACTTGTAAAAGGTGTCAATGAACTTGGCATGGAATGTGAAGCACCAAAGGGTGCATTCTACATGTTCCCGAAGGTTGAGAACAGCGTGGAAGTTGCTACAAAACTGATATCCAACGGAGTAGTTGTCGTTCCGGGAACCGCCTTTGGACAGAACGGTGACGGTTACATAAGGATCTCTTATGCCACATCCATGGAGGATATCAACAGGGCACTTGAGATCATGAAAAATGTACTTTGA
- a CDS encoding endonuclease — protein sequence MQNELVSEIYETLLGKIGHLQWWPADTPFEVVVGTILTQQTKWTNVEKAIEALKMSDLIEPDKLADADVEHIEELVRCCGFYRQKARRLKDIAGFFATKGMDNIFSLPTEELRKLMLSLKGVGNETADSIVLYAADKPKFVIDAYTTRIMKCIEIEGNYMQLQSIFEAGLPSDVPLYKEYHALIVEYAKNYCGKKQCEDCALMYRFRNKEVNNG from the coding sequence ATGCAAAACGAACTTGTCAGTGAGATCTACGAGACACTTCTCGGAAAGATCGGGCACCTGCAGTGGTGGCCCGCTGACACCCCTTTTGAGGTAGTAGTCGGCACAATACTGACACAACAGACAAAGTGGACAAATGTTGAGAAGGCTATAGAAGCTCTCAAAATGTCCGATCTGATAGAGCCTGATAAACTGGCAGATGCAGATGTGGAGCATATCGAAGAGCTTGTCAGATGCTGTGGATTCTACCGCCAGAAAGCAAGGCGTCTTAAGGATATTGCAGGATTCTTTGCCACAAAAGGAATGGACAACATTTTCAGTTTACCTACAGAAGAATTGAGGAAACTTATGCTCTCCCTCAAAGGTGTAGGAAATGAAACTGCAGACAGTATTGTCCTCTATGCGGCAGATAAGCCAAAGTTCGTGATCGATGCTTACACAACACGCATCATGAAATGCATCGAAATTGAAGGCAACTACATGCAACTTCAAAGTATTTTCGAAGCAGGACTTCCTTCAGACGTACCACTCTACAAGGAATATCATGCTTTGATAGTCGAGTATGCAAAGAATTACTGTGGAAAGAAACAATGTGAGGATTGTGCCCTCATGTACAGGTTCAGGAACAAAGAGGTGAATAATGGATAA
- a CDS encoding NOG1 family protein encodes MIFEKIHTVPTSDELIDKAFRRATRAKAGKTIRDNDSAMRAHESMVMTSGNILSDNLSNIVRRFPNFDDLPDFYYELTDIVVGVDDLRQALGGVDWASQKLHEISREYVGKIRKSRDPVATRKEAFGRMASVMSTVSKHLVFLNDARNLLRKLPDVRDEPTIVVAGYPNVGKSSFVSMVTGARPEVASYPFTTKGVLIGHFMRGYDRYQVLDTPGLLDRPMSERNDVERQAITAIKYLDAVMLFILDASETCGYEIAEQKRLLDEVVQNFDLPVYVVANKADHERFEMPEFVDVRMSTATGENIDSIVDKLVEMIDENKKEKEEDQSIFD; translated from the coding sequence ATGATATTTGAGAAGATCCACACTGTCCCGACCTCGGATGAGCTTATAGACAAAGCATTTCGAAGAGCCACGCGTGCAAAAGCAGGCAAGACTATAAGGGACAACGACAGTGCCATGAGGGCGCATGAATCAATGGTCATGACCTCGGGTAACATCCTGTCAGACAACCTTTCCAACATTGTCAGGCGTTTCCCGAACTTTGATGACCTTCCTGATTTCTATTATGAGCTTACTGACATAGTTGTTGGTGTTGATGATCTTCGTCAGGCCCTTGGCGGGGTCGACTGGGCAAGCCAAAAGCTCCATGAGATCTCCAGGGAATACGTTGGAAAGATCCGTAAGAGCAGGGACCCCGTTGCAACAAGAAAAGAGGCATTCGGACGTATGGCTTCGGTCATGTCAACTGTAAGCAAACATCTTGTTTTCCTCAACGATGCCCGCAATCTTTTAAGAAAACTTCCTGATGTGCGCGATGAACCTACCATTGTCGTGGCAGGTTACCCCAATGTCGGGAAATCCAGTTTCGTTTCAATGGTCACCGGTGCAAGACCGGAAGTTGCATCCTATCCTTTCACCACCAAAGGTGTCCTCATCGGTCACTTTATGAGGGGATATGATCGTTATCAGGTGCTTGACACTCCGGGTCTTCTGGACAGGCCGATGTCCGAGCGCAATGATGTGGAGAGGCAGGCAATAACTGCAATAAAATATCTGGATGCTGTTATGCTCTTTATCCTTGATGCAAGTGAGACCTGTGGGTATGAAATTGCAGAGCAGAAGCGTCTGCTCGATGAAGTTGTCCAGAACTTTGACCTTCCGGTCTATGTCGTGGCAAACAAGGCAGACCATGAAAGGTTCGAGATGCCGGAGTTCGTAGATGTCAGGATGTCCACGGCAACCGGTGAGAACATTGATTCTATTGTAGACAAGCTTGTCGAAATGATCGACGAGAACAAAAAAGAGAAAGAAGAAGATCAGTCTATCTTTGACTGA
- a CDS encoding C15orf41 family protein, producing MDKNTYLRIYESVNDPENIEDLAIKFNEPAGVIAAILNQKIVSKVKRKMHSLQSKSRNYLYLWNKGVSIVVLAKNNEVPATLMASVIIKELGYSKKYVLKHLDSLEDRRLAREITEAINEDHFFSPEAHRTQSVRGQMGEEIIEKWLVYKELEFSTEEDLRDMGMQKTPDFLLDKPIYVDDVEILWIESKAMFGDEKEHAHYLKKQFQYYQRDYGTGMVIYWYGHIDGLAMEGNVIRDHNFYRGSTREINTEIEKLLNLSL from the coding sequence ATGGATAAAAATACCTACCTCCGGATATATGAAAGTGTGAACGATCCGGAGAACATCGAGGACCTGGCGATAAAGTTCAACGAACCCGCAGGAGTAATTGCTGCAATACTCAACCAGAAGATAGTCTCGAAGGTCAAGAGGAAGATGCATAGCCTCCAGAGCAAGAGCAGGAATTACCTCTACCTCTGGAACAAAGGCGTGAGCATCGTTGTACTGGCAAAGAACAATGAGGTTCCGGCCACGCTCATGGCATCGGTCATCATCAAGGAGCTTGGATACTCCAAAAAATACGTCCTGAAACATCTCGATTCACTGGAAGACAGGCGGCTTGCAAGAGAGATCACAGAAGCCATTAACGAAGATCATTTCTTTTCACCTGAAGCCCACAGGACACAGTCCGTCAGGGGCCAGATGGGAGAGGAGATCATTGAGAAATGGCTTGTCTATAAGGAGCTTGAGTTCAGCACCGAAGAGGATCTCAGGGACATGGGAATGCAGAAGACCCCGGATTTCCTGCTGGACAAGCCGATATACGTTGATGATGTTGAGATCCTCTGGATAGAGAGCAAGGCAATGTTCGGGGATGAAAAAGAACATGCACATTACCTGAAAAAACAGTTCCAGTACTACCAGAGGGACTATGGTACAGGAATGGTCATCTACTGGTACGGCCACATTGACGGGCTGGCCATGGAAGGCAACGTAATAAGGGACCACAATTTCTACAGGGGTTCCACCCGTGAGATCAATACAGAAATTGAAAAACTTTTGAACCTGAGCCTTTAA
- a CDS encoding 3-isopropylmalate dehydratase large subunit gives MANSNDHPMTISEKIFSKASGKTVKAGEFVLANIDRAMTHDITGPLAIDGFYDIMRDKEEKKVWDPSKIVIVFDHQVPADSLNASANHIKLRQFAKEQDILNYDVYEGVCHQVMPEMGHVRPGDLIVGSDSHTCAYGSLGAFSTGVGSTDMAAVFASGKLWFKVPETIRFEANGKLPKHVYSKDLILHMIGDVGAEGARYMAAEYAGSTIEGLPISERMTISNMAIEMGGKAGIIEPDKTTEAYLQERIPDYKLDTYWKSDEDAEYAEFHDYDVSDLEPQVACPHNVDNVKPVSEVEGTKVDQVFVGSCTNGRFEDIKIVAEMMGDEPVAKGVRLLIIPASRTEYMKVLRAGYVEQFMEAGAIVESPCCGPCMGGSFGLLGDGEVGLATSNRNFKGREGSPESFVYLSSPATAAASALTGEITDPRKI, from the coding sequence ATGGCCAATAGTAATGATCATCCAATGACGATCTCAGAGAAGATCTTCTCCAAAGCTTCAGGAAAAACGGTAAAAGCAGGAGAGTTTGTACTTGCGAACATCGATCGTGCAATGACCCACGATATCACCGGACCACTTGCAATAGACGGTTTCTACGATATCATGCGTGACAAGGAAGAGAAAAAGGTCTGGGACCCAAGCAAGATCGTGATCGTTTTTGACCATCAGGTTCCTGCAGATTCCCTCAATGCATCTGCAAACCATATCAAGCTCAGGCAGTTTGCAAAGGAGCAGGACATACTGAACTACGACGTTTATGAAGGTGTCTGCCACCAGGTCATGCCTGAGATGGGACACGTTCGTCCAGGTGACCTTATCGTGGGTTCTGACTCCCACACATGTGCATACGGTTCCCTTGGTGCTTTCTCCACAGGTGTCGGATCAACTGACATGGCAGCTGTCTTCGCATCAGGAAAGCTCTGGTTCAAGGTTCCTGAGACAATCAGGTTCGAGGCCAATGGCAAGCTTCCAAAACATGTCTATTCCAAAGATCTCATCCTGCACATGATCGGTGATGTCGGAGCAGAGGGTGCCAGGTACATGGCAGCTGAGTATGCAGGTTCCACCATCGAGGGACTTCCTATCTCTGAACGTATGACAATTTCCAACATGGCTATCGAGATGGGTGGGAAGGCAGGTATCATTGAGCCTGACAAGACCACAGAGGCATACCTCCAGGAGCGTATTCCTGACTATAAGCTGGATACATACTGGAAGTCCGATGAGGATGCTGAGTATGCAGAGTTCCATGACTACGATGTATCTGATCTTGAGCCACAGGTCGCATGTCCTCACAATGTTGACAACGTGAAGCCTGTATCCGAAGTTGAGGGGACAAAGGTCGACCAGGTCTTCGTCGGTTCCTGTACCAACGGACGTTTCGAGGATATTAAGATCGTTGCCGAAATGATGGGCGATGAACCGGTTGCAAAGGGTGTCCGCCTGCTTATCATTCCTGCATCAAGGACAGAATATATGAAGGTACTTCGTGCAGGATATGTGGAGCAGTTCATGGAGGCAGGTGCAATTGTAGAGTCACCATGCTGTGGTCCATGTATGGGTGGATCCTTCGGTCTGCTCGGTGATGGAGAGGTAGGTCTTGCCACATCAAACCGTAACTTCAAGGGACGTGAAGGCAGTCCGGAATCATTCGTATATCTCAGTTCACCTGCAACCGCTGCAGCATCTGCACTTACAGGTGAGATCACTGATCCAAGAAAGATCTGA
- a CDS encoding YkgJ family cysteine cluster protein, giving the protein MTDHFSEYRQSLIRDLQEELEAAGSISIEDIASQIREVGFSCRMCGNCCKRSGGDNRVFLTSADLELLKSCPACPEDAAVPMVPDEMDMHSSASVLEHLHEFDIDPEGRLHTFGWMLKKKGSGDCFFIREDGSNRCGIYARRSMICRTYPFYIGNGKLQTSECEGLGDEISFEDSLVLARDLVDRYVTEIKDTILIYENFEETGYSPDSVDALRKGLTDGVLTFVVHDCTGMSIFSLKLYK; this is encoded by the coding sequence ATGACAGACCATTTTTCAGAATACCGGCAGTCCCTTATCAGGGACCTTCAGGAAGAACTTGAAGCTGCCGGTTCTATTTCTATTGAAGATATCGCCTCGCAGATACGTGAGGTCGGGTTTTCATGCAGGATGTGTGGAAACTGTTGTAAAAGGTCCGGCGGAGATAATCGTGTTTTCCTGACATCTGCAGATCTGGAATTGCTGAAAAGTTGTCCTGCATGTCCGGAAGACGCTGCAGTTCCAATGGTCCCGGATGAAATGGATATGCATTCTTCAGCCTCTGTTCTTGAACATCTCCATGAGTTCGACATCGATCCGGAAGGAAGGCTGCACACTTTTGGATGGATGCTCAAAAAGAAAGGTAGCGGTGATTGTTTCTTTATCAGGGAGGACGGCAGCAACCGCTGTGGTATCTATGCCCGCAGGTCAATGATCTGCAGGACATATCCTTTCTATATCGGGAATGGTAAATTGCAGACCTCCGAATGCGAGGGTCTTGGCGATGAGATCTCTTTTGAGGATTCGCTTGTTCTTGCAAGGGACCTTGTTGACAGGTATGTCACGGAGATAAAAGATACGATACTTATCTATGAGAACTTCGAGGAAACGGGATATTCTCCTGATTCGGTGGATGCTTTAAGGAAGGGTCTTACAGATGGGGTTCTCACCTTTGTTGTGCATGATTGTACTGGAATGTCCATCTTTTCACTTAAATTATATAAGTGA
- the hisE gene encoding phosphoribosyl-ATP diphosphatase, producing the protein MTDADMSVLNEVFDVIIDRKNNPVEGSYVCSLLDHRKGINKILEKVGEEATETILAVKDNDKEEIIYETSDLLFHLLVMLAATGVSLEDISEEMKKRRH; encoded by the coding sequence ATGACCGATGCAGATATGTCTGTCCTGAACGAAGTGTTCGATGTTATAATTGATCGCAAGAACAACCCTGTAGAGGGCTCATACGTTTGTTCTCTTCTTGACCACAGAAAAGGTATCAATAAGATACTTGAAAAGGTCGGTGAGGAAGCTACGGAAACCATTCTTGCTGTCAAGGACAATGATAAAGAAGAGATCATCTACGAGACCTCAGACCTTCTGTTCCACCTTCTTGTAATGTTGGCGGCAACAGGGGTAAGCCTTGAGGATATCTCAGAAGAAATGAAAAAAAGAAGGCATTAA
- a CDS encoding ribose-phosphate diphosphokinase: MKIIAGPASQLLASRVARELDMEPSLCEFNRFPDGEVYTRVIEDITDDVTIIQSTPTDSDLVSLLQLIDACEDAPTITVVIPYMGYARQDKIFKSGEAISARAIARTIKADRVITINIHEKSILEHFSADSFDLDASHLLGNYIRSLNLDNPLIISPDAGAIALAESASADVGIEYDYLEKTRLSGDTVTIKTKNIDVTGREIILIDDMIATGGTMAESIKLLRSQGAKDVYIACVHPVLTKNGVLRLYNAGVHEVIATDTLEKAQSHISVAPLIADFLKKL; this comes from the coding sequence TTGAAAATCATAGCAGGACCTGCATCACAATTGCTCGCTTCACGTGTTGCAAGAGAACTAGATATGGAGCCATCCCTTTGCGAGTTCAACCGATTCCCCGATGGAGAGGTTTACACAAGAGTAATTGAAGACATAACCGATGATGTTACCATCATCCAGAGCACACCAACTGACTCAGACCTTGTTTCACTTTTACAGCTGATAGACGCATGTGAGGATGCACCCACCATCACCGTGGTCATACCTTACATGGGCTACGCAAGACAGGACAAGATCTTCAAATCCGGAGAGGCCATCAGTGCACGCGCCATTGCCCGCACTATCAAAGCGGACAGGGTCATCACCATCAATATTCATGAGAAGAGCATCCTTGAGCACTTCAGTGCAGATTCCTTCGACCTTGATGCATCCCATCTTCTGGGTAACTACATCAGGTCACTCAACCTGGATAACCCGCTGATCATATCCCCTGACGCCGGAGCCATCGCACTTGCAGAGAGTGCCTCTGCAGATGTTGGTATCGAGTACGACTATCTCGAGAAGACAAGGCTTTCCGGGGACACTGTCACCATCAAGACAAAGAACATCGATGTGACCGGCAGGGAGATCATACTCATTGACGACATGATCGCAACCGGTGGTACCATGGCAGAGTCCATCAAACTGTTACGCAGCCAGGGTGCAAAGGACGTCTACATCGCATGCGTTCACCCGGTACTCACCAAGAACGGTGTCCTGAGGCTTTACAATGCAGGTGTCCATGAGGTCATTGCCACCGACACACTGGAGAAAGCACAGAGTCATATCAGTGTCGCACCTCTTATTGCAGATTTCCTGAAAAAGCTTTAA
- a CDS encoding cyclic nucleotide-binding/CBS domain-containing protein, whose protein sequence is MELIAENMQVKDVMTRGVVTVPMESNAVEIAKAMADNSVSAIVAIEDNGETFGVISDVDILRKMKDKNWEIASVEDIMSDSVETINPSATVHDAAELMAAKKVHRLIVMSEETVGASYRPIGILSARDIIKQLFQK, encoded by the coding sequence ATGGAATTGATAGCAGAAAACATGCAGGTCAAAGACGTTATGACAAGGGGAGTAGTAACAGTACCAATGGAATCAAATGCTGTTGAAATAGCAAAGGCAATGGCTGACAACAGTGTTTCTGCCATAGTGGCCATAGAGGATAACGGTGAGACCTTTGGCGTCATATCTGATGTGGATATCCTGCGCAAGATGAAGGACAAGAACTGGGAAATAGCTTCCGTTGAAGACATTATGTCCGATTCAGTCGAAACGATCAACCCCTCGGCTACCGTTCATGATGCTGCAGAACTGATGGCGGCAAAAAAAGTACACAGACTTATCGTTATGTCGGAAGAAACCGTAGGTGCTTCCTATAGGCCTATAGGAATTCTCAGTGCAAGGGATATAATAAAACAGCTGTTCCAGAAATAA